One stretch of Brevibacillus laterosporus DNA includes these proteins:
- a CDS encoding IS3 family transposase (programmed frameshift): protein MPPKKGQIFTRYSEEIKKEAVRLRVEDQWSYAMIRKKLGIKSDAQIIAWVQKHKNGESFVDYRGHWNKKHFSSVEEENAYLKAQVEYPKKAQSESSWGGKLDKPARFRTIEKMSQTYSITTLCKIAEVSRAGFYKWKSALGSRQIQFELETNLKEHILAIHRLRPIFGYKRMRTALLKEGFLVNHKKVRRLMRELGIRSVIRKKRPFAGRKPSVVFPNVLNREFTAETILKKFVTDITYIRVGHDFVYLSVVLDLYNNEVVAWDMSSRNDLQLVLGTVKYLNAQGAILHSDQGFQYTTKSYKRMLEEKQLIGSHSRRGNCFDNACVESFFSHLKTEKLYLEKPASQMEARKLITEYINFYNQERFQKKLGDLSPVEYREAIAA from the exons ATGCCACCAAAAAAGGGACAAATCTTTACTCGCTATAGTGAAGAAATTAAAAAGGAAGCTGTGCGCCTACGGGTCGAAGACCAGTGGAGCTATGCCATGATCAGAAAAAAACTGGGAATTAAAAGTGATGCCCAAATCATCGCGTGGGTTCAGAAACATAAAAACGGAGAATCGTTTGTGGACTATCGAGGGCACTGGAATAAGAAGCACTTCAGCAGCGTAGAAGAGGAAAATGCCTACCTGAAAGCGCAGGTAGAATATC CTAAAAAAGCTCAATCCGAATCTTCATGGGGAGGGAAGTTGGATAAGCCAGCCCGATTTAGGACCATCGAAAAAATGAGTCAGACCTACTCCATCACGACACTATGTAAAATTGCGGAAGTATCACGTGCTGGTTTCTACAAGTGGAAATCGGCCTTAGGATCTCGTCAGATCCAATTTGAGCTGGAAACCAATCTAAAAGAACATATTCTTGCTATTCATCGACTTCGTCCTATTTTCGGTTATAAACGCATGCGAACAGCCCTTCTCAAAGAAGGGTTCCTGGTTAACCACAAAAAGGTGCGTAGGCTCATGCGAGAGCTGGGGATTCGCTCTGTCATCCGTAAGAAACGCCCCTTTGCGGGGCGAAAACCATCCGTTGTCTTTCCGAATGTTCTCAACCGAGAATTTACAGCAGAAACGATTTTGAAGAAATTTGTAACGGATATTACCTATATCCGAGTTGGTCATGATTTTGTCTATTTATCGGTCGTTTTAGACCTTTACAACAACGAAGTTGTCGCATGGGACATGTCATCTCGTAACGATCTACAACTCGTTTTGGGCACGGTAAAGTATTTGAATGCACAAGGGGCCATTTTGCATTCTGATCAAGGATTCCAATACACAACAAAGTCTTACAAGAGAATGCTTGAAGAGAAACAGCTCATTGGAAGCCATTCAAGAAGGGGAAATTGTTTTGATAACGCCTGTGTGGAGTCGTTCTTCTCACATTTGAAAACAGAGAAACTTTACCTTGAAAAACCAGCAAGTCAAATGGAGGCTCGAAAACTGATCACGGAATATATCAATTTTTATAACCAAGAACGTTTCCAGAAAAAACTTGGCGATCTCTCCCCGGTAGAGTACCGTGAAGCGATCGCCGCATAA